The genomic segment AAGTCCAATATGGAACGTGATTGACAGGGGTTTTGTGTTTAAGCTATCACTGTAATAAAATTCGGTTTCTGTTTGGTGTCAGAAAGAAAAGGCAGCCATTTCCCCCCCAGAGCGCAGAGTGGCAACGTGTGAGTGGAGCGTGAAGAGCTTGAGGGGAACTGATGCATTCTGGGTTACCTGTGTGATTTTTGATTCTAAACATTCAAATCAGGAGGAGGATTTCGATGACAAGcgatccctctttttttccccccctctcacaGAGCGGTGCTCTCTGAGTCCGGCGGTGGGGCTGGGGCGGAGGTGGGCTCTTGACCAGCAGAGTTCTCCCCCTGTTGGTCCACAATCACCTCGGGGATGAGGGCTCGTCCGATCCCCTTTAGGACCAGGTTTCCGTCTGTGCAGGAGAGTTATGGAGGACGGGTCAGCAAACAGATCAGTTTAGACACGTGTTGAACTTGAGTTAAATCAATTAACCAAACTTTAAACataacaacacactgacacacaattTCAAACTGCGGGATGTACACATGCCACGTTTACACACTCAGTAAGACACCAAGGATTGCTCTCATTATCGAATATAGTCAATATTGCATATTTAGTTCCAGTTAAGCAACGTTTTTAGTGCTGGAGGCAGTTATGAATGTATCCTTGGTGTGTTAATCTTAACATTTTCTGCAATGATCTGTTCAGGGAGAGGCTGCAGTGCACATACAGAATAACAACACACGGTTGGTTTAGTACGGTTAGTGACACGTTACAGAAAGTTGAGCACAGCGTCGGAGATGGTGTGGGGATCACAAGCATGTTAGTGTTGGGTTAAAGTGCAAGAAAAATACATActaatatacataaatatgtatatagTATGAGTATTGCAACAATTACACGCTGAAGGGAGCAAACGCCTGCCCTGTTTCcccacaaagacacacaaacatgcaagtGGACACAGAAGCGAGGCCAGTGCATCAGCCAGTCAGACCCTTACCATTACCTGCCTTTGCAAAGCTCATCTCAGGCTGCCAGCTCAGACATCTGCAATATTTACACATATCCTGTCATGCTTCGGATCAGCAGTTACATTCAGTGTGTGATGCATTTAGAGAAAGTGAAACCACAAGCCAGAGAGCTAAATACAGACATGCCGTGAGAAGACGCCGAAACCGCTCAATGTTGATTACAGTGTCCGCAGACGACTAGCAGGGGGATTTCTGTCAATGCCCGGACAAAGAAAAccatttttaatgattttaaacaTCACAGAAGCTGTTTGTGGCGTCTATTTTATGCAATTTTACTATGCACTGTTGTTCCATGTATTCTGGGGTTATAAAATCCTTTAGGTAAAATACCTGCAAGAGTTTTTCACTACATACACAgttaactttattttattttactttattcattGGCTGCCTTCAGATTCAGATTAGATATATTTGCCATTTGCACAGgtagagggtgtgtgtgtttactttgtaGAAATAAACACTAAACATACCAAGTTTAATAATGAAGGAAGATTACAGTAGtttaaagtacatttactgTTACTACTATAACTACTAAAGTACATTTTGGAGGTACGTGTACTTTctatatttgcatttaaaatttGTACTTTAACCCTCTCTGATttaaaaactataataaaattaaatacaaaataaaaacacattaagatGTACACTTATGAATCACATAGTACCCAGAAGTATATAAAGTAATCAAAAGTATTGAAGAACAAATGAATGCATCAATAAACATAATCCAGTTATAtgataaacattattattaattattattattctcaaaTCATCTTTTCTGTCAATATTTTGATGCTAATGAATTTGGATTTAATCTAAAGTAAATTTTTAAATCAGGATTttacttatgttttttttacactggtaTTACTACTTTCACTTAAGAGATTTGgcaaaaattgtgtgtgtgtgtgtgtgtgtgtgtacattttaatatattaactTGATAGCTATAGTTTAAGTGTATTACTTTGCAGATTATGACTTTCCATTCAAAatatatgatgatatatgatgATAGAGTATGACAAACAACTCAACAGTATGCTGCAATCACTTAGCTGCACCTCAACTACAGCTACAACATTAATATGTCTCTTAAacattaatgcaaatataatatACTGCAACTATGTAGTAATAATAACTTGATGTTGAGTGCGAAAACACATACAGAGGAGGGCTTCTTCACCAATATTGTTGTTACAGTTTAAGAAGGCCAAAaccttgttgtctttttgttcgTTTCCGCTGCTTGGTGTCTTAATTCTTACATCTGACTGTAAACTAGTTTGCTTTTTACAACCATTTAAATATAATTCTACAGCACAAGATCCCTGATACTACGACTCTCTATAGCAGTATTTAAGCACTGGATTTATGAGGCACAAGGGACAAAGTGTTCACCTGTTATGATCTTGGAGGCGGAGCTCAAGAGGCCATTTCCGTTGTCGTCAGCTGCAGGTTGTGGGGGCGGCGGCATGTGGGGTCGGGGTCGTGGCCTTGGGGCTGGCCTGGAGGGGCGAGGGAGAGATCCAGAGTGGAAGGATGACAGCGGATGGGAGTGGGGTCCATCGTGAGGTGGAGTGTCAGGAGGGGTGGGAGTGCTGGGGGGAGAGGACTCTGTCTCCCCCTGGGCCTGGTGGGGCTGCGGAGGCTGCGGGGGTGGGTGGCTCGGAGCGTGGATCGGGCTGTCTTTGCTGGAGTAGCGTCGGGGTGTGATGGGCGGGTGATGAGGGGAGCCAGGTGTCTGGGTGGTGAAGGGGCTGGCCAGTTTTGGTGGAGCTGGGGCCTGCTTCTTGGTTCCtttagagaaaataaaatattatctcatgatattaataatattaatcatattAAAAGCATATACGCCACATTCTCTTACCTCTGCGGACCATATGTGGACTAGGCCCCCTGGACCCACCCTGAGAGTGGGGGGTTCCTACTGTAAGATGGGCCGAACCATTCctctggggagggggggtagacACAAGATCACGGGCTGGGCTGGGGAAATAcaataaatctaaatgttaaaccATCGACACGTCATTTACTTTCCATTCAACAAGCGAGTGATGCATCAGTGTAGAAAACTCATGCAAAATATGTGgaaaaaactgcacaaaattCCATTCAAATGCTAATTCTGTTAGATGAAGATCATGACATGAGGAATAACTGAAAATAGCAATTGGGAGAAAAGTGTAGATAAGAGGATACAAgatcagaaaataaaagaatttcaAAAGACTGAGCAAAGGTTTGGTTATGTGTTGCATGCATATTCAGACAACACCAacgaggcaggcagacagagagacatttcaaaataaaatgaacaaaatagtTTGGTCAATCATCACAACAAGCAGGGAGAGGTTCAAAGTTGTCTGTCGACAAAGCATAATGTGATTTTCATTGCAGTACATTCGttaaaatgaagccaaatttGAGCCGTTGTAGACGTTGTTATTCGtatgatttttctattttatgaTTTCCAGCATGAGAACTGTCAACTCAAAGACCAATCAAACACAGGACAAACAAAGGGCTGGTAGAGCTCCAGATTGGCTGATTGGCTGCGAGCAGGCGGTGGCGTATTTTCTTTCGACCTCAGCTCGCTCCTTACCTGCTCTCCTCTGCGCTGAGCTGCGTTACAACCTGAGGTTGCACTGTGGCTACCTGGACCCCACCACccagaccaccaccaccaccaacaacaccgGCAACAGCACTACCAGCTCCGCTCAAACCAGGCTGATCAGCCTCTACAGCCGGGGACGGAGCCTGAAGCTGGGGCTCAGGCTGGGTAGGACCCCCGGCTTCCAGAGGGGGCAATGGGGGTTGGAAGGTGGGTGAGGTTAGCTGAGGCTGCTTTCTATTTACAGCGCTGGATCTACGTGGAGTGGGTTCCGGCTGTTTGTTAACAGTGctagggaggggggagagggggagagagttcAGGAGGGCAAACCAGACGCCATCAGACAGAGTAAAAGAGAcctaaagacagaaaaacagcgagagcagagacagacagagagaaggagatggtGCCAGAGACAGAACGAGACGCAACTTCCCGAGAAAGaagaaaccccccaaaaaagacgtGAAACCCTGTGACagtgacattttaaacacaacagCTTTGAACTGCGATGTCACTGcagggacagaggagacagatgcTGCACCATACAAACAAAACGCAACAGAGGAAGCccacacaaaacataaaaccagCAACCTACGGTGTGACCTAGGCTTTAATTGGAAATAGGAGGCAACACAAGAGTACACAAGAGCAACACAAGAGAATTATAACTCGAGACAAAGTGGCAATCCAgcaatattgaaaatgttttgagttTCCTTAAAATATCTGTAAGGGAACTGCTTTTTTCAACATGTTCTGTACCAACCTTGAGGAAAACAATTGATTAGCTTGTGCTGAAATCACCAGAACATCAACAGTAAATGTGGTGCAAAAATCACAATGAACATCATTCCCTTCTTTTTCTACATTAGACTATGGCACAGCCTTGAAGTCTGGACTGGGCAGATCTTCAGTGGGTGTCTCAGTGACTGTGATGGACTCGTCGGCCACTACATAGAGGGCCGACACGGCTGGGCCCCGCGACTCCTGCCTGCTCAGTGTCTTGGGACGGGACGGGAGGGTGAGGGGCAGGCTGAGGCTGAGGTTGGGGCGAGACAGGTACCTGTCTTTACGGGCAGTGTGACTGTCCCCATCCTGCCCCACAAGGCTGCCAGGGCGTTTCCGATCCAGGCCGGGGTCAGGGTCCGGGGTGGCCGGGTGGGTCGGCATGGCGAACATGCCCGACACGTTGAACTCCACCTCTGAAAGAgcatgaaacaaaaagacaatgacGACGTTCAGAAGTCTAGACATTATGTCCTTGTCCAatactttattttgtttactctaacatgtacatgtactctTACATCCCAGGTAGTTGTTAGAAAATGAACCACCTGACGGATGTTTTACCTTCAGGGAAGAACCAATCAGCATGCTGGATGATGGGCTCAATGATGGCGACGACATGGAGAGATGTGGCTGCCGCCATCTCTGCCAGCGTTCttgacacaaccacagacagacggacgagGAAGGGAGAGCGAGGTCAGTTCCCCTGATCAACAATAGCTTCACTTTGCTcgcagaaacaacaacagtaatgTGAGTgaagagttttttgtttttcgttaCCCCTCTGTCTTCGCCCAGAGCAGGTTGGGTCCCAGGACTATGGCGATGTTGCTGGGAGTCATTTTATTCACTTCACTGTCCTGGGCCAGTTTCGCAAGAAACTTCACCAGATACCTGCAACAGAGGCCATTGCTTTGAAATCTCCAAGAAACCGCAGCTTCAGATCTATCACATGTCTTATGAGGAATCAAAATGACGTATACCGTAGCTATATTGAGACTTGTTTCTACTTTTCGACCCGTAACTAATAGAACTGAAGATGCTCTCACCTGAGGTTGGCTTTGTGAGTCTTTGGCAAATGGTCACATGTCACCCACAGGGCCTGAAGCCTCTTGTCGGGGTCCGACACACTGAAACCGCACACACATTTGATATCGTCTTGTTACATAACTTGCCAGAATATTTAAAGCGGCTGCTTCGGCAATGTATTGACTGCTTATTAGCTCagagtttgagtttgttttaCAGGACATTAAAAAGGagccgtgtctgtgtgtgttgtcctcttACTTGGACGCCTGTAACCA from the Scophthalmus maximus strain ysfricsl-2021 chromosome 17, ASM2237912v1, whole genome shotgun sequence genome contains:
- the arhgap17b gene encoding rho GTPase-activating protein 17b isoform X1 — protein: MKKQFNRMRQLANQTVGRAEKTEVLSDDLLQIERRMELVRLVSHNTHKRLVFCLQGQLGTDTEKRHKKLPLTTLSQAMQEGGGQLGDESLIGKMMDVCGEAESRLATELMQHEVQLERDILDPLNQLAEVEIPNILKQRKQLAKLVLDYDSAKTRWYQASKSYNQAMAAKADSLKDEMDEALNKVEICKDQLSADMYNFASKEGEYARYYVLLLETQADYHRRSLAALEAAIPTIQIQQDSWMEKPAFGTALEEHLKRSNREIALPLEACVMMLLETGMREEGLFRIAAGASKLKKLKAALDCSTSQLEEFYSDPHAVAGALKSYLRELPEPLMTFGLYDEWLQASNVSDPDKRLQALWVTCDHLPKTHKANLRYLVKFLAKLAQDSEVNKMTPSNIAIVLGPNLLWAKTEGTLAEMAAATSLHVVAIIEPIIQHADWFFPEEVEFNVSGMFAMPTHPATPDPDPGLDRKRPGSLVGQDGDSHTARKDSTVNKQPEPTPRRSSAVNRKQPQLTSPTFQPPLPPLEAGGPTQPEPQLQAPSPAVEADQPGLSGAGSAVAGVVGGGGGLGGGVQVATVQPQVVTQLSAEESSPARDLVSTPPPQRNGSAHLTVGTPHSQGGSRGPSPHMVRRGTKKQAPAPPKLASPFTTQTPGSPHHPPITPRRYSSKDSPIHAPSHPPPQPPQPHQAQGETESSPPSTPTPPDTPPHDGPHSHPLSSFHSGSLPRPSRPAPRPRPRPHMPPPPQPAADDNGNGLLSSASKIITDGNLVLKGIGRALIPEVIVDQQGENSAGQEPTSAPAPPPDSESTAL
- the arhgap17b gene encoding rho GTPase-activating protein 17b isoform X3; translation: MKKQFNRMRQLANQTVGRAEKTEVLSDDLLQIERRMELVRLVSHNTHKRLVFCLQGQLGTDTEKRHKKLPLTTLSQAMQEGGGQLGDESLIGKMMDVCGEAESRLATELMQHEVQLERDILDPLNQLAEVEIPNILKQRKQLAKLVLDYDSAKTRWYQASKSYNQAMAAKADSLKDEMDEALNKVEICKDQLSADMYNFASKEGEYARYYVLLLETQADYHRRSLAALEAAIPTIQIQQDSWMEKPAFGTALEEHLKRSNREIALPLEACVMMLLETGMREEGLFRIAAGASKLKKLKAALDCSTSQLEEFYSDPHAVAGALKSYLRELPEPLMTFGLYDEWLQASNVSDPDKRLQALWVTCDHLPKTHKANLRYLVKFLAKLAQDSEVNKMTPSNIAIVLGPNLLWAKTEGTLAEMAAATSLHVVAIIEPIIQHADWFFPEEVEFNVSGMFAMPTHPATPDPDPGLDRKRPGSLVGQDGDSHTARKDSPARDLVSTPPPQRNGSAHLTVGTPHSQGGSRGPSPHMVRRGTKKQAPAPPKLASPFTTQTPGSPHHPPITPRRYSSKDSPIHAPSHPPPQPPQPHQAQGETESSPPSTPTPPDTPPHDGPHSHPLSSFHSGSLPRPSRPAPRPRPRPHMPPPPQPAADDNGNGLLSSASKIITDGNLVLKGIGRALIPEVIVDQQGENSAGQEPTSAPAPPPDSESTAL
- the arhgap17b gene encoding rho GTPase-activating protein 17b isoform X2, whose amino-acid sequence is MKKQFNRMRQLANQTVGRAEKTEVLSDDLLQIERRMELVRLVSHNTHKRLVFCLQGQLGTDTEKRHKKLPLTTLSQAMQEGGGQLGDESLIGKMMDVCGEAESRLATELMQHEVQLERDILDPLNQLAEVEIPNILKQRKQLAKLVLDYDSAKTRWYQASKSYNQAMAAKADSLKDEMDEALNKVEICKDQLSADMYNFASKEGEYARYYVLLLETQADYHRRSLAALEAAIPTIQIQQDSWMEKPAFGTALEEHLKRSNREIALPLEACVMMLLETGMREEGLFRIAAGASKLKKLKAALDCSTSQLEEFYSDPHAVAGALKSYLRELPEPLMTFGLYDEWLQASNVSDPDKRLQALWVTCDHLPKTHKANLRYLVKFLAKLAQDSEVNKMTPSNIAIVLGPNLLWAKTEGTLAEMAAATSLHVVAIIEPIIQHADWFFPEEVEFNVSGMFAMPTHPATPDPDPGLDRKRPGSLVGQDGDSHTARKDSTVNKQPEPTPRRSSAVNRKQPQLTSPTFQPPLPPLEAGGPTQPEPQLQAPSPAVEADQPGLSGAGSAVAGVVGGGGGLGGGVQVATVQPQVVTQLSAEESSPARDLVSTPPPQRNGSAHLTVGTPHSQGGSRGPSPHMVRRGTKKQAPAPPKLASPFTTQTPGSPHHPPITPRRYSSKDSPIHAPSHPPPQPPQPHQAQGETESSPPSTPTPPDTPPHDGPHSHPLSSFHSGSLPRPSRPAPRPRPRPHMPPPPQPAADDNGNGLLSSASKIITDV